The following proteins are encoded in a genomic region of Triticum dicoccoides isolate Atlit2015 ecotype Zavitan chromosome 1B, WEW_v2.0, whole genome shotgun sequence:
- the LOC119349510 gene encoding ubiquitin-conjugating enzyme E2 36-like, which translates to MANSNLPRRIIKETQRLLSEPAPGISASPSEENMRYFNVMVLGPAQSPYEGGVFKLELFLPEEYPMAAPKVRFLTKIYHPNIDKLGRICLDILKDKWSPALQIRTVLLSIQALLSAPNPDDPLSENVAKHWKSNEAEAVETAKEWTRMYASGA; encoded by the exons ATGGCCAACAGCAACCTCCCCCGCCGGATCATCAAG GAGACGCAGCGGCTGCTCAGCGAGCCAG CGCCCGGGATCAGCGCCTCGCCGTCGGAGGAGAACATGCGCTACTTCAATGTCATGGTCCTTGGCCCCGCGCAGTCGCCCTACGAAG GTGGAGTCTTCAAGCTTGAACTTTTCTTACCCGAGGAATATCCGATGGCTGCTCCTAAA GTTAGGTTTCTCACAAAAATATACCATCCCAACATTGACAAG CTTGGTAGAATATGCCTCGACATCCTAAAGGACAAGTGGAGTCCAGCTCTTCAGATACGCACTGTTCTTTTGAG CATTCAGGCACTGCTGAGCGCCCCAAACCCAGATGATCCTCTCTCAGAAAACGTCGCAAAACACTGGAAATCCAATGAAGCTGAAGCTGTTGAGACAG CGAAGGAATGGACTCGTATGTATGCCAGTGGCGCATGA